The following is a genomic window from Parasegetibacter sp. NRK P23.
GCTGGTTGAAACTGGCGTGCGGTGGCGTTGGTGCCTTCCACGAGCCGGATAAAGATATCGTTCAGCGAAGGCAGTATCTCCACAAAAGATTGGATGCCCGCGCCTTTGTTGATGAAGTACTGCAGGATATCGTTGGTGGAAAATTCTTCTTTCTTTTTCAGCACCAGCGCTTTTTCCTCCGTTTTGATCGCCTCAAACAGGTGAATGGCGAGGAGTTCGGGCAATAGTTTTTCCTGGAACTCGATCCGGAAAATATTTTCTTTAAACGACTGCTTCACGTTGTCTACCGTGCCATCCAGTATTTTCTGTCCTTTGTTCACCAGGATAATATGGTCGCAGATTTCTTCCACCTGTTCCATACGGTGGGTGCTGAATATAATGGTGGCACCGCGTTGCGCGAGCTGGTATATTTCATCTTTGATGAGGTTCGCGTTCACGGGGTCAAGTCCGCTGAAGGGTTCATCGAGGATGATGAGTTTGGGCTCGTGCATTACGGTGGTCACGAACTGGAGTTTCTGTCCCATTCCCTTAGAGAGGTCCTCTACTTTCTTGTTCCACCAGCTTTCCATTTCGAGGCGGGTGAACCAGTGTTTGGCTCTTTCCAGCGCGGTTTGTTTGTCGAGGCCTTTCAGCTGTGCCAGGTAAAGCGCCTGTTCGCCGATCTTCATTTTTTTATACAGGCCGCGTTCTTCAGGCATGTAGCCGATGTTCAGCACATCTTTTTCGGCGTTGAAGGGCTGACCGTTCAACAAAATTTCTCCGGAATCCTGGTAGAAGATACCGGTGATCATCCGGAGTAAGGTCGTTTTTCCCGCG
Proteins encoded in this region:
- a CDS encoding ABC transporter ATP-binding protein, with protein sequence MPLLEVRNLKKHYATQKAVDDISFSLEPGSIFGLLGPNGAGKTTLLRMITGIFYQDSGEILLNGQPFNAEKDVLNIGYMPEERGLYKKMKIGEQALYLAQLKGLDKQTALERAKHWFTRLEMESWWNKKVEDLSKGMGQKLQFVTTVMHEPKLIILDEPFSGLDPVNANLIKDEIYQLAQRGATIIFSTHRMEQVEEICDHIILVNKGQKILDGTVDNVKQSFKENIFRIEFQEKLLPELLAIHLFEAIKTEEKALVLKKKEEFSTNDILQYFINKGAGIQSFVEILPSLNDIFIRLVEGTNATARQFQPALS